One stretch of Xiphophorus maculatus strain JP 163 A chromosome 19, X_maculatus-5.0-male, whole genome shotgun sequence DNA includes these proteins:
- the fbxo33 gene encoding F-box only protein 33 yields the protein MALCGGVGALALPSELIVHIFSFLSDRDKLRASAVCSRWRECLFYPALWTELKLRIGGGGCNGSGSDEAAKLEFLMRKFGSFVRELQLELVEGNLSPLSNDPTAARMEQPPGGQEAPQRWRDAMATYLDQVLCVFTGIRNNRNLQKLSLYGDTFILQQDGPLDMSSLQQVHQGEKKINEVQQLFMELLSNSRQLRWLSCSFMLGVATPCSLSCLSNPAAETLQHLSLLDHQLGPLVSPSELDRLSNLHSLALDFCDFTPELCGLLASPRRAPLHRLSLLLNGAALEFKPLEGTATEDDWKALVQVSANLRVYVMALEVDSSELLRVLKPSLPLERLHLDSYSTLVTDGALELISQQYNRTLTHFLLLRDGPGFPDLSVNRNEDPLVLLAWRCTQLAVLVIHGYTVWSHNLVAISRLRGSSLRVLTVSEESVDFDPDQSLYVEGDPVHNLVKEVSLGLGRVWHPCLDSAVVLSEPSQHFHRELRAFSAGM from the exons ATGGCTCTGTGCGGGGGTGTCGGAGCCTTGGCTTTACCCAGCGAGCTCATCGTCCACATCTTCTCCTTCCTGTCCGACCGGGACAAGCTCCGGGCCTCGGCCGTGTGTTCCCGCTGGAGGGAGTGCCTGTTCTACCCCGCGCTGTGGACCGAGCTCAAACTGCGGATAGGCGGCGGCGGCTGTAACGGCTCCGGTTCCGATGAGGCGGCCAAGCTGGAGTTCCTCATGCGGAAGTTCGGCTCCTTCGTGCgggagctgcagctggagctggTGGAAGGAAACCTCAGCCCGCTGAGCAACGACCCGACGGCCGCCAGGATGGAGCAGCCTCCCGGCGGCCAGGAGGCGCCCCAGCGCTGGAGGGACGCCATGGCCACCTACTTGGACCAGGTGTTGTGTGTGTTCACCGGCATCCGCAACAATAG AAACCTGCAGAAGCTGAGTCTGTATGGAGACACCTTCATCCTGCAGCAGGACGGACCGCTGGACATGTCCAGCCTGCAGCAGGTCCACCAGGGGGAGAAGAAGATCAACGA ggTCCAGCAGCTGTTCATGGAGCTGCTGTCCAACAGCCGCCAGCTGCGCTGGCTGTCGTGCAGCTTCATGCTGGGTGTGGCGACGCCCTGCTCCCTCTCCTGCCTCTCCAACCCTGCAGCCGAGACGCTGCAGCACCTCAGCTTACTGGACCACCAGCTGG GCCCCCTGGTATCCCCCTCAGAGCTGGACCGGCTCTCCAACCTTCACTCTCTGGCTCTGGATTTCTGCGACTTCACGCCGGAGCTCTGTGGTCTGCTGGCATCGCCGCGACGAGCTCCCCTGCACCGCCTGTCGCTGCTGCTCAACGGCGCCGCCCTGGAGTTCAAACCGCTGGAGGGCACGGCCACAGAGGACGACTGGAAGGCGCTG GTCCAGGTCAGCGCCAACCTGCGCGTTTACGTGATGGCGCTGGAGGTGGACAGCTCGGAGCTGCTCCGCGTCCTGAAGCCCAGCCTTCCTCTGGAGCGCCTCCACCTGGACAGCTACAGCACGCTGGTGACGGACGGCGCCCTGGAGCTCATCTCCCAGCAGTACAACAGAACCCTGAcccacttcctgctgctgaggGACGGGCCCGGCTTCCCCGACCTCAGCGTCAACCGCAACGAGGATCCGCTGGTGCTGCTGGCGTGGCGCTGCACCCAGCTGGCCGTCCTGGTGATCCATG GTTACACCGTGTGGTCCCATAACTTGGTGGCCATCTCCCGCCTGCGCGGCTCCAGCCTGCGCGTCCTCACCGTCTCTGAGGAGAGCGTGGACTTCGACCCGGACCAGTCCCTCTACGTGGAGGGCGACCCGGTCCACAACCTGGTGAAGGAGGTTTCTCTGGGCCTCGGCCGCGTCTGGCACCCCTGCCTGGACTCTGCCGTGGTTCTGTCTGAACCCAGCCAACACTTCCACCGCGAGCTGCGCGCCTTCAGCGCCGGCATGTAG